GATCGGGCGCGGTACGTACGGCGTCCAGCGCACCTCCGGAGGGACCAACGGCTCGCCGAGGTCGAGCCGCGAGACGAGTTCGGCGTCCAGGCCGTCGAGGCCCCTCGGGAACATCTCCGCCAACAGATCACCGGGCACCCCGGCCTTCACCATCTGCACCAGCAGCCGCTCCATCTCGCCCTGGCTCTGGGCCAGACCGACGAAGCCGACCAGCCGGGCGAGGACCACGCTGTCGGCGGGCGTCCACGGCTCCGGGTGCTTGACGCCGAACAGCCGCAACTCCCACGGCGCCTTTCCTCGTAGCGCCCGGTTCACCCCTTCGCAATAGGCCGCCAACAAGGTGTAGACGTCGGGCGGCAACGCCGCAACCTGCTCCTCGGCGCCCAGGTGGAAGCCCAGCCGGCGGAAGGTCTTGTCCGCGGCGAGCAGTTGTTCGCCCGGCAGCCGCTCGGCGAGCCTGCCACGCCCCGCCATCCGGGTGAGCAGCAGTTGCAGGGCGCGGTCGGTGCCGTGCGCCCACCCCAGCCCCCGGTAGAGGTTCGTCTCCGAGTCGGCGTCGATATGGGGAACACCGTGGGCGTCCCGGGTCACCGACAGCCCAGGCATGGTGAGCAACTGCTTCTTCACGACGTCACCCTAGCCCTGGATCTTTCACCGCAGCCGAGTGTCAGCGTGTTGATCTTGTTCGAGTTTCGGCGCTGGGGGTTTCGTCCGTACCTCACGTGAACACGATGGTGCCCTGGCCGGCGCGGGTGGGTCGAGTCAATGCCGCCATGAACGCACGGAAGACCGCAACCACCTTCGACCCCCGAAACATCCGACCGATTGCTGGGGCGCAGTGCGTGTGTTGGGCGCCTATTCCCCGGGAGCACGCTCGGCCCGGCGACGCAAGAGCCCGAGGATACCGATGACGGTGACGTCGGCGATGAGGGCCGCGTAGACCCATGCCGCAGGTGTCCATGCGAACTGGCTCTGGTAGCGGGCCATGCCCACCAGGAGCAAGGCCGCCAGGACCAGGCTCGCGATGACAGCCGGACGGATGCGTTCGGCGTCGTCCTCCCACGCCATGGTCGCGAATGCCGCCCCCATCGCCACGACCCAGGAGCCGATGGCTCTGCTGGTGAGCGGTGTCAGCGGCCACGCAGCGACGTCCATGACGACGCCCGGGACCACAACCATGGCCAGGCCCAGAGTGAGGAATACCGCTGAGGAGGCCACAAGCAGACCGCGGTACCCCCTGACCAGGTCCCGTGAGCGCGGCGGATCCTCCCCGGGCGAACGCGTCTGGATGACCAGTGCGACCGTCACCAGAATCGGGTCGACGATGTAGATCACCAGCCATGCCCACGCTGCGAAGCGAGCCGTCCCGGGTCCCGAGAAGTGGAACTTGTCGAGATGGATGACGGTGGTGAGCAGCGTCAGCCAGAGGAACAGGGTCACGCCCGGAACCCCGACCCGTGCCATGACCCAGGTCCGGCGCCGCCAGCTGAGGAAGGACAACACGCTCGCGGTCAGAGAAGGCACCCATGATGGTTGCGCTGGAGCCGGCCGCGATGGTCCACGCGAAGAACTCCTCGGTGTGGTCCGTCAGCACATACAACTGCATGCCGGAGGCGAAGGTGAGGATCGTCCCCAGGATCAGGGCGAAGCGCATCAGCGGGATCGTCTGCCGATTCGTTGCGGTCATGATGGCAGCACCACACCGAATCCGTGACGGGCGAGTTTGAGCAGCACATGCCCGGGCTCCAACAACTGCGTGACCTTCTCCGCGGACACCATTTCCAGGGCACCCAGCGCGCGCATGTACGCGGTGTCGCCCTCCTGTCGTGCCGCAGCCAGGACGTGTGTGTTGCGCCATACCTTGGCGCGTGCCTCGCGCAGGAAACGCTTGGTGCCGAGCCGGTTCAATGGTTTCAGCGCGGTGTCGACCCACGTGCGGTCCCCGGGCATCTCCTCCGGACGCAGCAACTCGTCCTCGGCCGCCACCTGGGCGGATAGCACGGCGTCGATGCGCTGGTGGTCGGCGTGGCGGCGGGCCATGACCTGCTCGTCGCGGAAGTCCGCGTCCGGGATCACCGCCACCAGCGCCTGCGGAAGGTCGTAATTGATGTGGGCGTTCATGCCCAGCAACACGTGACGCAGGGGGGCGAGCCTGGTGAGGGAGGCTTCGAAGGCGACTTGCCAGGGTCGCGACGGATCCCCCTTCCCGCGCCAGGTGTCCAGGGCGTCCAGGTAGAACCCCGCGAAGGCCACGTCCCAAGACTGGACCCAGTCGTTGTCGATGAACCCATCGCTGGCGATCTCCGCGCGGACGGCGTGGGTGATGCGGTTGTAGGTGGCGTGAAAAATGCGGCATCGATCGTCGTCCGCGACCAGTTCCGCCTTGAGCACGTCCATCCGCCCGATGAGTGCGTCGATGCGCGCCGTCGAAGCCTGGGCCCGGTCGTGATCGTTCGGGAACACGCTGGGAAGGTACCGGATTCACGTGCTTGATCGCCGGGTGTGGGCCGTCAGGATCGGGACGGCCCACACCGCCGGGTTCTGGCCTATGGGTCGTCGAGGGTGCTGGTGTAGGTGTGGCCGCGGGGGCTGGTCCAGGTGAGGTCGCCGGTGTGGGTGGTTCGGACCGTCCAGTCGGTGTGGGTCTTGATCCGGTGGTGGTATCTGCAGAGGCACTGCAGGTTGACCTCGACGGTGGATCCGGTGGGCCAGGCGGTGATGTGGTCGAGGTCGCAGTGGACGGCGGGTCGCCGGCAGCCGGGGAAGCGGCAGTGCCGGTCGCGGGCTTTGACGTATCGGGTGAGTTGCGGGCCCGGGCGGTAGCCGATGGTGGGGCGGGGCGGGTCCAGGTGGATGCGCGGTGCGGTGTCGCACAGGTGCTGGGCGTGGGTGTGGCTGATGGGCCCGTAGCCGACCAGTTCCGGGCCGGTGGGGGTGATCAGGACCTGCACCGGGACGGGTTGGTGGGCCTGGATGCCGCTGATCCGGGCGACCAGTTCGTCGGCGCGGGCGGTGTCGACGGGTCCGTCCTGGTTGGCCGCGGCGATCCGCAGGCTGTCGTAGCAGGCCTGTGCTTCTTCGGCGGTGAGGTAGGCGCCGAGGGTGGCCATGCCGTCGGTTTCGGTCTGCACCCAGACCCGCCGCCGGGTGCGGGCCTTCTTGCGCCGGGCGGTGGCGGCTTCGGGGTCCAGCCGGGTGATCTGTGTGGCCAGCCACGCCCGTAGTTGCCCGCGGGTGTGGCTCGTGGCGTAGTCGCAGGCGGCCCGGGCCAGACCAACCCGGGTGGCCGGGGTCAGCCCGAGGGTGCCGGCGGTGATCTCCTGGGCCTTGCCCAGGTCCAGGCGCCCGGTGCGCAGCGCGTCGAGGTCCCCTGGCAGGTCCTCTTGCATCTCGTGGGCCAGGTCCACACGCCGGCTGGCCGCGGCCGGGGTCCAGGCCAGTGCACAGGCGATCTCGGCCGGGGCCGGGTCGCACAGGTTCCCGGTCGGGTCTGTGGTGGCCGGGTTCTCCTGGCTGATCTGGTGGATGGCACCGAGCTGGCGGGCGTCACTGAACGCTTTCA
This genomic window from Micrococcales bacterium contains:
- a CDS encoding DUF222 domain-containing protein → MLHTAGADPLDVARAAEAVKAFSDARQLGAIHQISQENPATTDPTGNLCDPAPAEIACALAWTPAAASRRVDLAHEMQEDLPGDLDALRTGRLDLGKAQEITAGTLGLTPATRVGLARAACDYATSHTRGQLRAWLATQITRLDPEAATARRKKARTRRRVWVQTETDGMATLGAYLTAEEAQACYDSLRIAAANQDGPVDTARADELVARISGIQAHQPVPVQVLITPTGPELVGYGPISHTHAQHLCDTAPRIHLDPPRPTIGYRPGPQLTRYVKARDRHCRFPGCRRPAVHCDLDHITAWPTGSTVEVNLQCLCRYHHRIKTHTDWTVRTTHTGDLTWTSPRGHTYTSTLDDP